The following nucleotide sequence is from Corylus avellana chromosome ca7, CavTom2PMs-1.0.
TGAGAGAAAAGCTTGTGGTCCTTGACCCCCAGGTAGCTATTGGCCAAAGTTTTGAACGCCAAAAAATCACAGAGAGGAAAATGGATATGAACATCGATACGACCCGGTCTAAGTAGAGCCGGGTCAATGTGATCCTTGCAATTCATCGTGAAAACCATAACCCTCTCTTCTGCGCAGCACGAATTTAATATCCCATCCATGAAGTTCAACACGCCCGACAAGCTCACGGCCGTTGATTTCTCAATCAGAAACCGATCGAGGTCTTCCATAACAATGATAGACTTGCTCGTCGTttgtaacaaaagaaaattcagaTCGGAATCGTTCAGAACCTTCGAAAGATCAATATCGTAGACATCGTAGGATAGGAAATTAGCCATCGCCGCCACAAAGCTCGACTTCCCAGTCCCGGAGGGGCCGTATAAGAGGAAGCTCCGCTTCCAAACGCGGCCTAGCCGGTGATAATACTGTTTGGCTTTGAGGAAGGATTCGAGGTCGGACTTCACCTTGTTTTTGAGATCGTCTTCCATGGCGATAGTGTCGAACGTCGAAGGGTGCGTGAAGGGAACGGATCTCCACCGTACGTGACCTGCACCGCGGCGATGAAGATGCTGATGATGAAGATCTTCGTCTTCGTCTGGGTGTTTGATATTCAGGTAGAGCTTCAAGTCCCGCTGCTTTCTCTGCTCGATTTCGTCGGCCACCGTGTGGATGTGCTGGAGATACGGCTTGAGGATTCTGCGCTTGTCGGCCTTTCTGACCTTCAACACGAAGCTTCTGCAACCGTTTTGTTCGACGTTGTCGCCGTTGGTCCAGGTTAGGACGGCACCGAGAAAGTTGTCCTCGACGGTCTGGTTGGGGTCGAGGCAGAGAACGATGTCGTGCGGCTTCTTCCCGGTGACTAGGTTGGTGAAGTCGGAATCTTCGAGGGTAGACAAGGAATTAAGATAAAGCGACACTTTCTTATAAAGCTGATTCTCCTGCATGCTCTCGTTGTATTCGGGGACTTTGAGGAACTGGTTCACATGAAAACAATCCTCGATCCATCTCCACCATTTCTTCACGATATAAATCAACCCCGTCTTGAAAAGAAGCACCCGAATCATCACGAGAAGCCAAACAATTACGAATCCGAGAAGAATCAGGTTTCGCAGAACCATGGTGTCTTGTGaaatggggttttttttttgtttttgtttttcctataAAAGAGGTATGGACGGAAAGGGAATTTTAATGGGTGTTTTTATGTTCTTGGGAGAGGAAATCATATCTGTGGGTGGGCGACAGGAGAGAAAAAGATTTGATGGAGAAAAGGtaaaaggggaagaaaaggGGAAggtttaaagaaagaaaacgtGTGCGTGAAGAATTATGCATAGGGAAGAACACAGGGAATGAATGATTTGTATCTGAAAGCTACATCCCTATTCCAAAATTAAATAGGTAGACTGGCTACTTTCCGGCAACCTGGATACgtcagagaagagagaaagacgGAGAGAGGAAGACGAGGCTAAGAGACCTTCGGCTTCCATTTTTTAGAGGTTGGGAGTGatgaaatctcttttatttctccgtcatttccagaaactttcCAGCCATGACGGAGAtggcttttttccttttttccttttttcttttttacctaTTTAAATTAGGTTACGTTCTTTAAGGCGTTTGGCTCTTCTTTAAGGATTCTTCCATATATGCCATCACATGCCAGTCTGCATATTTTCATTGCCACCTCAGcactattttcctttttcttttttcttttttcttttttttttgggtgagtgCCAGGCCAGAGGGGTTGGAATTTTGAGTCGGCCACGGATCATTTGCGGGTCACCAAACAATAGATTTCGATACGCATCCAAAACCATTATTATTCCTTTTCCTTTATGATGTCTTTAATCATGCATTTGATCATATTAAGAGAATAATTTTGACTAATTATAAGATGATTTTCTTCAGAAGATGCTCAATTAGCATTCCATCAATGATCAATCAACTTGTATAGTCcgggtccttttttttttttttttttttttccacagaTATTGTTCGATCTGGGGTGGGCAGACCCCAGGATACAGTTCACCACCTTATTTAAAATCTCTAATAATTATTTGTAAATTAACTAGTTTAAAAAACCTTAATCCCAATTttgtaaattaatattttactaaTTTTGTGTAATAacactgaattttttttttttttttttttttaattatgaatgttgtgagattaaaaaaaagggtggtgATAtgatagttaaaaaaaataaaaaaaataagagatcTAATCAACTAATGAAAGTAGTAGGAGTTCCTTAGCAcgctttttaaactttagatgCCTACACGAGCACgactatataattataattaatatataataataataataataataatataaaggcAATGTGAACATTGAATACGACTCCTTCTACGTGACCATCCAGTCACTCATcactaatataaaaaattaagatccGTTTCTTTGTTTACGtatttttgaacaatttttttttttgtttttaatttgaaaaaggtGTGTTGATGtcatataaaagtaaaaagagtaatgctaaaaattatatttttattttataactattttatctaaaattttaattaatcattatatttttgtttttttttgacttaaaccaaaaattttaacaagcaAAACCCAATTACTTGTTTGATTGAATGAGCTATAACAAGAAGTAGAGAAGCAATTTGAGATAGATTAGGGGGTTAGGGTGTAATATCTGAATATccctttatatatttttccatatCTATAAAGACCTGTTGACGAGTGACAGGCGACAACCAAGCCAATCTAGTTAACTAAAAGTAGTAGTTTCTTGTGGCTCAGATTTAATGGGCCAAATTTACTTATTCTAAGCCCCCTTTACGCGTACAGTGCGTGTACGACTTGGATGAGTCAAAAGTTTCAAAGTTGAAAATCGACGAAAGTGGTATACTTCCGATGTTTTTGTGAAACGACAATTTGGACCGACGACATCAACCTCCTATACCTTTGTTGTTCCTTTGCTGCTTTTTTTAATCAGACATTAGATTTTGTTCGATTCACTTCAAAAATGGTAGAGCTTGGCCTTACGAGGCAATTGAACGACGCAGTACTCGTCTCtcatttgtttccttttatcTGTTTATCATTTTTGTCTCAGGTAAAATGTTTTATACTTTTATATACGTAGAAAGTCTACAGGAtgatgttatttaataaaggACACTTTTAAGGAATAAGCCAGGTTTTATCTAAAGTGGTCGAATTTAACGTGAGAAATCTTTGTCAGTCTTCGATTTCTAATAGTTCTGCAAATTCTTTTGGTCACATGAATCGAAAGCTCATTGATCGATCTACacaacacaataaaaattagccGGAGGTCTCACACGCCCACACGCATCACCAAAAGTTTCTACCGACCTTGTCATGTGTGCCAAACGCACGACTCCACGCCCTACCGCGATGTTGACTACTTCAACCTTCTCTGTTTCCAAATGACAAGTCATTTAGAgacttcatttttctttgttatgtaCGATAAGTCGTTTAGATGCCTTAATCAAGTTTTGTTGAAAATGACAAGTCGTTTAAGTTGATTATAATCATGACTGCCACCAACTCTAGTTGCCAGCTCCAGAgactctagttttttttttttttttttttttttgatattatcTTCACCTACCataatttttctataaatagaaatcAACTGTATTGTAAACATTATCAAAGAATAAAAGCAAGATGTAACTATTTTAAGCtaaattctttttatatttttagtagCGGTTTATATagtgttttgtttgtttatacttttatttttaaaacccaCAAACCAAAGATAAAGAATGGATGGGTAAAAAGATAACAGCCTTCAACACACATAGAGAGAGGACATTAGtgttgaaatataataattagaaaaaaagaaaaaaggtttgtGCTAACCGGCCAAGTTCAAGATAAGatgataataattaataagaAGAGTCTGGAGATGAAATTTGAAATGGATCCGGGTTTCTGCATTATCCATATTTATCCGAATATCTATCcctgtctttttctttctttcttctggGAAAATATCTCCGCGTGGGACGGATCACTTAACGGTCAATATTTTTTCGATATTTTAAGCGCGTACACCACCTGCCAAATTGCCAATGGCATTAGTCAAATGTTTACTAGTGATTAGTGGAGTCACGAATCAAGTTTCAAAGTCGAACAAGATAGTGGCATTCTTCCCACACCTGGACGGACGCCATCTACCACctatatctttcttctttgcatttttttattttttattttttattttttatgagagTAACGAAATATATTATAACTTTAtcttataatattttatgttgtttatctGATATtttcaactaattaattattatttttatctattttaacaAGAATCTTTTTGATGGTTGATTAGCCAGTATGAGATAAAACTACAGTTTCTAATTTTATTCCATTTTATATGAAACTTTAGAATtagtttgttaatactttttaaagaatatttgttttttttttttaactgtgaCGTGatataaaagcaaaaataatttagttttttaagtGTTGGACtttttaaaaagcattaacaataaaatgagtaatgctataaatcttCTTAAattcatctcaaatgtgatgtgatttttaaaattaccaataaattaaaagtcaataaatcacatcacaaatttaacggtaattttaaaaatcacatcacatttgagatgattctaaaaaaaatttatagcattatttaCTTTGGAAGAGATTTACTTCAAAATGGTAATGAGccaaaattaattattagaacTTGGCCTTAAGAGACAATTGAGCGACACGATCATGAGTTGCCTTTATCTCTTTATCATGTCTGTCGCTATTTTTATGAGTCAggtaaaatgttttatatatatatatatatatatgcagaaagCCTACAGGATGTTATTTAATAAGGACATTTTTATGAAGACAATCTTGTATAAAGCCTACAGGATGTTATTTAATAAGGACATTTTTATGAAGACAATCTTGTATACAGGAAGAAGCCAGGTTTTATCCAAAGGGTCGAATTTAACGGGAAAAGTAAAGttgaattattaattaatgataacTTTCAAGttgttattaaaaaacatgCTTTTTATTTCATTGTATATGCAATTAATATATACAAGAAATTAAGAACACATATAGtcaactagaaaaaaaaaatatatatatatatacaatatttatGCTTGCATATATAAGGCTCTTTTAGTAGTAATGTACTAATGTATTTCACATATCCGATTAGGGATGATTATTAAATCAATCCATGAGATTTGACCCTTcaataaatagttattttggctttaaaaaagtaagaaatcaATCCCTATGCTCTCTGGCGTGACAAATAACTCTTTATACCGAACTTCCGTTTGAAATTCTGTGAAAATTATTAATGTGCCACATTATCACCGATAAGAAATTAATACGTATCTTGTATCTATATGACAAGTAACTTTTTACATTGAACTTTCGTTTGAAATTATGACGAAAATCATTAATGTGCCATATTATTagcaataaaaatttaatacgTGTCTTGTATGATGAGTTTGAGTCAGCGGCAAATTGCCATGCTTAATTTGaccatgccaaaaataaaaaaaataagatgatAAATGTCATGTTCAATTTAGCATTGCATGTTCAATTGATATAAGACACGTGTCTAtcattttattgatgataatgtGACACACAGACGCATAGAACACCATAGCAACTAATTTACCATTGTTAAAATCTTAATGAACTATTTGTCAAATGGCCTAATACTACGGactgatttaacatttttcccaaaaaactAATCAACCATCATGTCCAACAAAAATGCTTGACATGTAATAGTGATTCAAAATTTGTGTATCTACTTTGATATTAGCAATTGCCAagttgttttaaattttgagttgGGGGGTGTCTTACCATTCTCGtctgaaaacaaaattggaTTAAAAGGCCATGATTCAAAACTCTTTTACCCAGATTTACTTTGGTGCCAGTTGAAAATGTCCAAGATGCATGAGCTCTTGAAGCtgaaaaattaaacaatgtTTTTCTAACTTATCTGAGTTATCTCTCACTTCCTTTTAAAGCAAAACCGACCCCTACCTATGATGTCGGCCTTATCTGGGAGGAGGTTAAGGCTGTTAAGGAATACTCAGACTTTGGTAGACCGGAGCAGgcttatattatataaaagtaCAAGTCCAGAGAGTGCAATGACTTCATCAAAGCTTTTAAATACCtccatataaatatatataatggtaaGAATATGATGGTTTTGGTGATGATCTTGGGGAGGTTAAGCGATAGATTGTGGGATTCTTTCATACTCTGCTTAGCTTCCGACTTCGTAGCCTAACATTGATTTTGTCTCTCTCCTAAAAAAAcagaataagaaaaagaaaagaaagaaaacgttTCTCTTTGCATGTATGGTAAAGCTTTTAAACATTCtaaattaagggttaaaatccatcggttttcatttttatcccattttcttttcaataataataataattttttaatgtttttaagcattttattttagttttaaaagattattattatttattttatggttaaatactaaaaaactcCATAGGGTttggacactttattttttctccgttAGGTTTTGAGAAAGACCAAATTGATCATTCaatccattgaccgttagttgacttaatgaAAGTTCACGTCTCTaacaaatggactaattaaaaTTCGATACCATGCAAAAGTGGTCACATCATcagtaattaaatattttattttttatttttttaaaaaaaaaaagaaaaaaaaaaaatttggggatgGCCTGGCTGGATGGGGGTGCACAGGCCACctccaaatggccaaggggtggccaccccccaattttttattttttattttattttatttttaaataaaaattttaactagGTGGCCACGTTATCACCGATGACGTGACCACTTATGCCaggtgtcaaattttaattggtccacgtgttagTGATGTGGACTTTtattaagtcaactaatggtcaatGGATGGAAATatcaatttggtctttattAAAATTACAGGTACCTcctgtgatacaaatcaaaacttaggggaaaaaaaataaagtgtccaaacccttgggtggtttttagtatttaaatctttttttttttttcttttaattaggtatatggatatatgtcaattttttaggGATGCTGACATGaatttctgtcaatttttggACGTAATTTAGATGGAGGTACCATCTCCTTTTTAACCATTATTGAGGTACCATCCGTGATACAAAACGAAaccaaggtaaaaaaaaaaaaaaattaaaaatactttctCTTTGGCCATACTTTTAGGAATAATTCTGAAATTAATCCATGTGGTTAGCTTAAAATGATTCCATTAGGTGATATGTCGgcatcaataaaataataacacgtgtttttcataataaaaaatataaatatataaaactaaaaaataaaaataaaaaactatatatatatttttttttgtaaaaagaaaaaaagaaaaaaaggaaaggattGGTTAAACGTTGAGAAATATAGACAGcatttaaaggaaaatgttaggtgttcttttagtgtttttgtGTTCTCCCAactatgatgtggcttttaaaattatcgttgaatttgagatcaTTATTactgacttttaatctattggtgattttaaaaactacattataGTTGAGAGGATagcaagaaaacaacaaaaaaacacttagcATTTTCCGCATTTAAGTATACATAGCTTGATTAATTATGTTAGAAAACATGTCCGAGCTGATTTAGCTGAAAATGCATGAAAAATCGAAACTATAATATTTAAGCAATTGCCATTTTTAACTATTCTGAAAAtagaatatttaaaaagtaatatacTAATTAAAGAGAGGAAATTGTTGAATTTAATAATGCACCTGCGACTTTTGGTAGCTCTTGGCTCTTGGAATAGCCATTAATCTCAACCGAAGTCAGTAGCCAAGAATTTGCACACGTCTCCATCAACTTTATATTTGGTTAGGGCTTTGTAAGTATCATGCTTAACACTAATTCACATTAACTCCATCAACTAATATACTAAAATTATGCTGCTACCGATTTGAACCAAAATTGTTGACTTGTGAGGATCCTCACAAATTCATTTGAACGGTTGggggagtatttttgtctttttactttttaagatgataaaaatactcattcgatataactaactagatatttttcagttcatttAAATTGGAGAAGATCCTAATTCCTTGTGAATGAAATATGCAACTATAATTTGCCTATGAACTATAAAAGGTTTACTTAACCCTTTCAAACTATCACCTCAATGATAATCTactctccaaactatcaattatgacaatttactccataaactaccaaaacaatgacaatatacccaaaattttaacaaaatgatgaaattaccctaactaaaataaaaacaaaaatactaaaattaattaattaattttttttttcaaattttaagggtatttttgccttattgaatttttataagggtaatttcgtcattttacAAGTATTGgggggatacattgtcattgttttggtagtttggatttttttggggagggggataaattgtcgcaattaatagtttgaaaggtagattatcattggagtagtagtttgaggaaaaagatcatctccatttcaaaatccatcaatttcctccatttagtgcattttgaagggtagtgttgtccaaaagttttaataatggtagtgcattaaaaacaatacccttcaaaatgcactacatggaggaaattgagagattttgaaatagagaggatcctattccgtaGTTTGAAGGATTAAGTAGACtttattcaactataaaattGGCAAATCTGGGCTTGCACACCCACATTACAAGTTGCTTGCCACTGTTAGTGTTAAAGCCCACGTCCTGCCGTCTCAAAAGGAAGAGTAAATTAGGCCTCCGCCCAAGGTCTACTAGCTTGTAGAAGACCCGTGAAATGCTCACGCCTAAATTTAACAGGAAAAACCTAACAATAATATGtgatattataaaaaattagacgtttaatatattaaattaagagtttttaaatttaaaaaaaatatttcaaaagtgataaaaattcaaaaaggtTAAGTGACGTAGTATGTTTAAAATCTTTAAGAGATTCTAAACTAAAGCATGACTCATTTTCGTTTTCATTCAtcacttctaattttttgatattttatatttagTATTAAGACGCCATTGATTTTAGTCGGTCTTATTATGTGTTCCGATAGCTTATAATCTCTATGCGGTTGATTTTAGtacaaaactaattaaattttagttacaATCGACCATCTtaccagaaaaaataaaacgaaTTAGTcatattatctattaaaaatgatatattaacagaactggaaaataaaaatttgattaattattttacatttcaaaaagtttattaatttttttctgatTCTTCCAAAAGAACTTAAACCTCTGTATAGGCCGCCTTGTGGATGTGGACTGGAGTCTTGTACTCTCGGGTTTCATGAGAAAAAAGGGAGTGGGGCCCGTTACAGTAGACAGCAAACGAAATCGAATGTGAACCCGTCTCTGCTTATCTTGTCTTCGGCACGATTGGCCCTCTCGATCCTTCTGCTCAGTGCGCGCACAACTCGGAAGAATCGGCATGGCTGCCACACTCAGCCTTCTCAAGCCCCCTATTCTGTCTGGAAAACCGCTCCAGTGCTACTCAAAACTAAAAACTCCCTGCAACCCAACAAAATTGAATGTATCCGTTGACTCAACAACCGACCCACAAATACTCCTCCCTCATTCCATCCATGCTCTTAAATCAGCTTCTCTTCCACTCACAGCACTCGCAATTCCATTCTTGCTAGACCCAAATGCAAGTTAAGCTTCTCTAGTTCTAGCTTATTTGCTTTTGGACTTTGAATTTCTAACTTTTTTGGGTTCAATGTGGTTAAACAGGAAGCGCTTGCTGTCGGCGGGGAGTTTGGAATATTGGAGGGAAGGACATTTGCGCTCATACACCCCCTCGTGATGGGTGGTTTGTTTTTCTACACCTTGTGGGCTGGGTATTTGGGTTGGCAATGGCGGCGAGTCCGGACGACGCAAAATGAAATCAACGAGCTCAAGAAGCAGGTGAAGCCTACCCCGGTTACTCCAGATGGGACACCAGTGGAAACGGCGCCGTCTCCGGTTAACCTCAAAATTCAGCAACTCACTGAGGTAGGTGCGCTTGTGACAATGTTAATTTGCCATTTTTCCCAAATTACAGAGGCAAGATTAGGacaaattatttgattttatctttGGGTTTCAAGTCTAAATCCCCAGTGTTAATTGGTTGCCATTTTGCTTTACAATAACAAAAGTGATTATTTGTTGCAGGAGTATAAGTTTTCCTGCTTATTGTTGTGACACAGAAATTAGTGCTTATGTTACatagtttatatatttgaaaagaGAAGTATAATGTGAGCTGTAAGGAGGTCTAAGCCATTTGGGGTTTGTCAATTTCAGGAGAGGAAGGAGTTGCTGAAAGGGTCTTACAGGGATAGACACTTCAATGCAGGGGCTATACTGTTAGGATTCGGAGTGTTTGAGTCCATTTTTGGAGGAGTGAACACCTGGTTCAGGACAGGAAAGCTGTTTCCGGGGCCCCATTTGTTTGCAGGAGCAGGTAAATCATTGGCTTCAAAGTTTAGAATTGAGAACAGAGGTTTCTGTTCTGCATTTGTGGATATCCTGATTGATTTTGGTCGTATGATATATGTGAACAGCCATTACAGTGCTATGGGCAGCCGCTGCGGCTCTTGTACCTCCAATGCAGAAAGGGAGTGAGACGGCTAGAAATCTTCACATTGCATTGAATGCGGTAAATGTTCTACTCTTTGTCACCCAGATCCCCACTGGACTCGATATAGTTTTCAAAGTTTTTGAGTTCACTAACTGGCCTTGAACTCACAGTCACAGACCATCCAAGTCTGAGCTCTCTTTGTAttttgtctgtttttttttacttgtgtCATCTACAACTTCAAAGCTTTTGAATTACTTTGAAGGATGTGATTATATATGTTCATTCCATTAAGCCATAAAAGACATTAGTGTTTGACCATAGAATGGTTGGCTGCTATTTTAATCAAAGTATTCCTCCTAACATTCAC
It contains:
- the LOC132187354 gene encoding uncharacterized protein LOC132187354; this encodes MAATLSLLKPPILSGKPLQCYSKLKTPCNPTKLNVSVDSTTDPQILLPHSIHALKSASLPLTALAIPFLLDPNEALAVGGEFGILEGRTFALIHPLVMGGLFFYTLWAGYLGWQWRRVRTTQNEINELKKQVKPTPVTPDGTPVETAPSPVNLKIQQLTEERKELLKGSYRDRHFNAGAILLGFGVFESIFGGVNTWFRTGKLFPGPHLFAGAAITVLWAAAAALVPPMQKGSETARNLHIALNAVNVLLFVTQIPTGLDIVFKVFEFTNWP
- the LOC132188530 gene encoding AAA-ATPase At2g46620, whose product is MVLRNLILLGFVIVWLLVMIRVLLFKTGLIYIVKKWWRWIEDCFHVNQFLKVPEYNESMQENQLYKKVSLYLNSLSTLEDSDFTNLVTGKKPHDIVLCLDPNQTVEDNFLGAVLTWTNGDNVEQNGCRSFVLKVRKADKRRILKPYLQHIHTVADEIEQRKQRDLKLYLNIKHPDEDEDLHHQHLHRRGAGHVRWRSVPFTHPSTFDTIAMEDDLKNKVKSDLESFLKAKQYYHRLGRVWKRSFLLYGPSGTGKSSFVAAMANFLSYDVYDIDLSKVLNDSDLNFLLLQTTSKSIIVMEDLDRFLIEKSTAVSLSGVLNFMDGILNSCCAEERVMVFTMNCKDHIDPALLRPGRIDVHIHFPLCDFLAFKTLANSYLGVKDHKLFSQVEEIFQSGSSLSPAEIGELMIANRNSPSRAIKSVITALQTDGDGRGVGKIGPRLGNSGPRKSVEEAGETGGAFCNETGHTVKEFRKLYGFLRLKTNKVSHSHSFDSGSTPKDG